GAGGACCTCCAGCTCATACGATCGCCAGATCCTATCCGATACAGTCTCGAGTTTCAAGACCTGAAATGGCTTCGACAGTTGTACCCCTCCGGTCTCAAATCAAGAGAAAATCTCATTCAAGATCCAGTCGAGGGCACCTGCCAGTGGATTTGGTCGAATTCTTCTTTCAAATCCTGGCTGTTAGCCGACACAAGCGCGACGATGTGGTTGACAGGAAAGCCAGGCAGTGGCAAATCGACGTTGCTAAGATATGTTTCGAACTATCTCTGCACTGTTGCCGACGACATGCCGTATGAGCCTCTTGCGGTGGCCCGACGTTCCTTTGCTGTGGCAAATTTCTTTTGCGATTTCTCAGCCCCCCCAAAGTCCTCTGAGAGTATCTTACGCTCTCTTCTTCACCAAGTTCTTAGTGGTCAACCGTCTCTTCTTCGCTACCTCGCCCCCGTAGTCAAGAGAAAACACCAATGGTCCACTGGCACGGATTTCAGTCTGGTTACAGCTTTGAGGGAAATCTCAAAGCACAGAAGTATCGTCTGCGTAATAGATGCGCTCGACGAGTGCGACGTTGTTGTACGCACCAATCTCCTTGATGCATTGGCAGACCACCTCGTCGCTCCCGCAGAGGACTCCTGGAGATCGCCCTGCGCAGTTCATGCCAATTGTGCTTGTCGTACGTCTTCTCCAAAACTAAAGATTCTCTTTTCTTCTCGGCCGTTTCTCTCGGTACAAGTAAGCAATCACGAGAACCACCATGTCCAGCATCTCAGCCTTTCTGCCGGGGAGGCTGCATCTAGCCTAGCAAAGGATTTCCAAGCAGTCGTCAAATCAACGTTTCCTCTCCTCGGATCCAATGACGAAGTCGAAAGGCGTAAAGACATTGCTGCTAGAATTGTTGAGAGATCTGACGGGGTATTCCTTTGGGTCAAACTTGTCTTGAAGTCCTTGCTGGCTCTGGAAGTGCAAACCAGCGAGAATTTATTGAGTCAATTGGAAAAGCATCCGACAAACCTGAACGACATGTACTCATCCATTCTTTCTTCAGTCAATGAGAAGAAGGCTGATGAGAAATCATACATTCTGAGATGTCTGGATTGGGTTGTATTTGCTCAAAGGCCTCTACGAGTCGAGGAACTCGCTGCGGCTGTTGCATTCGAGACGGAACGTGGCTATCAACATGATTTCCCAACCTCAGTCCACACACCAAGCTTCCTAGACCTTCGCTGCAAATTTCGCCCCAGATCGATCGGATTCTGTTTCTCTCAAGTCCCTCTCATAGAGGTGAAAGGCTCGACGGTTCATCTCATTCATCGATCAGTCAAGGACTTCATGTCGTCTACAAGTCAGACCGCTACCGGCAGCCTTCTCCTACCACAGGTTTCTCGCAGAACCGATCTTGATGTCAACACTCGCATTGCTGTAATATGTCTGGCATACTTAAGAAAGTTGAGTCGGGCAGATAGGTCATCAGACGAGGTTCCCAAACGCCATTCAATGCTTGACACTGAAGTTGCGTTTCCCTTGTATACCTATGCCGCGACGTATTGGAGCTCCCACGAGAAGGCTTCGGCTCAACACCAAGAGTACCCCGACGAGATTGTTCACAACTTATGTAGTCCGAGGTCCCTCCTATTGCAGAAGTGGTTCAGGCCTTGGTGGGAGAATCAGTCGACTGAACCTTGGGAATTGCGCAGGTTTCCGACATACCCAACAGAAGGTATCGTGCTTTCTTTTCTTGGGAAAACAAATGAGGTCGCAAGTCTTCTCCGGCATAAGTCCATGAAAGCCGATGAGTGTACCCCCAAGGGCGAAGAATGGACGCCACTCATGGCCGCATCGTGGAGCGGGCACGAGTCCGTGGTCCAGCTTCTTTTGCGGCAGCAGATCGACTTTGCTGCGCATCCGGTCCATTCTTCCCGTGCGCTAACGCACGCAATCGAGCGAGGCCATACTATCATTGCTCAGGATATCACCATGGCGTTTGCTCGGCCAACAGCAAAAGTCTCTGCATCGCTCTCAATTCTGTCTCAAGGAGCGAGCTCTCCTCTGGCAACTGCAACACGGCTGGGAAAGTCGCAAGTGGTTTCATTGCTCTTAGCTCATGGAGCCACTGCCAACTCCCGCTGGCAATTACCAGATGACGAATCGAAGCATACATATAGGACTATGGGTTCAAAACCTTGCAAGTGGCGTGGCATGATTACACCGTTGGCGCTTGCTGTGAGCCAAAATGACATGGAGATGATAGAGGTTCTCAGCTCCTCTAGCGTAAGCTTCGAAGACTACGACTACTTGAGCCTTGCTGCCAGTACTGGTGCTTTTGGCGCGGTTCAATTTTTGCTGAAACAAGGGTTGGAAGTCCCCAACGACCGCCAAAGGCACTCGGCACTTCTTCTGGCGGCAGATCGTGGTTACACCGAGATAGTGAAGGTTCTCTTGGACCACAATAGATCTCTCCTGCCTGTGGAAAAGTCAAAAAGTCTGATTCCTGATTGGTTCGGACATTTGAGTCGACCAGTCGCCATCAAACTATTGCTTCTCCCCGCATTCACAGCCGAGGATGCATTTCTTGACGCATGCGAGGCGTGCTCTCTAGAAAACATCAAGTCTTTCCTCAACATCGGTATCTCTCCAGATGCTAGAAGGAACGGAAGCCACGCGATCCACCTTGTTTTAAATGACTCAGGGCACTGGGACAGACCTTCCCGTGAGAGCGAGAGACTTCATGCTCTGGAGACCTTGCTCGATCGAGGGGCACAAATCAGCCAGAAAGACGAGCATGGGAACACTTGTCTTCACCTCGCAGCGAAGAGAGGCGAAAATGAGATTTCTCAGGATCTTGTTTCCTTCGGATGTCCCGTCAACGAGAGGAATCAACTTGGGGAGACTGCCGCGGACATTGTCGCCCTACAAGGCAATGCTGCTTGGCTTCAGCAACTTCTTGTGTCTGGAGCCGACCCAGACACCTTGTCCTGGAAGAACGCACTCAAGAGCGGTAGTATAGACACTGTGAGCGTTCTGCTCAGGTTTTACCGTAGGTTTTGCCGTGAGGGCATCGAGTTCTCACCTATTCCCAGTGAAGTGTACCACCACTATCTTATGTGTGGGGATGTTCCCCTTTGCTATACTGCAGCCGTAGCCTATCTCAGGTCTAGGCACATAATGAACCAAAGCAGCATTAGGATCGAAACAGATCGAAGTCTTACATGTCTGGAACTCCTTCAAAGAGGTTGGGAAGACCTCACAGAAACTACATGGGGCTGGTGGCCTTTAAGGCCACCTTTGCCCCAGCTGAACCCAGATGAAGCTTGGATTTGCTGGAAGTGCTTCAATGTGAGTAGCTCCACTATCAAGTGAGCATTCTGTCGGCGCTGAATCACAGTCTAGTGCAACGGCAAAGAACACAGAGATAGAATACCCTCCCAGTTGGGCGTCGAGATTCTCGCTTTGGTGGAATTTCTGTCAATGCTAAGTCAAGTTGCTTCGGAAACCACAGGTCGGAATTCCTGTCCTAGCAATAATCAATGGGTCATTTCTCCGGGGACAGTCTGCAGCCTTGACTCTGGCGGAGACATACTCACGAGACCACCGGAACATGGAGGTAACGCGCCCTTACGGAGGCCAGCGTCCGGCAGCAGAGGCCAAAGTTCGAATCGCCAACGCGGCTTAGATACACCTCTCAGCAATCCTCGTAGACGATATATTCCCGAGCCTCAAAGATTGGTACCGGCTTTAATCCCAGAGAAGACTTCGAAATCCCGGGACGCAGAGGGAAAACCTTCGGATGACGAGAAATCAAACCCTGAAGAGAAGGTCCGTTTTGTCGTCATCAAAGCTGTCTCCTTTCCTCACGACCATATCGAAATTCAAGAAAAGACTACCGACTTGAAATTCCTGGATGACCTGCAGAAGAAGTATTGGGCTCGATGTAGCGCGTTCAAGACCTATCTTTCTATTCATCGATTCCATCACTGGGGGTTTGATAAAGTAAGCTACCAATCGGTGTCTTGAGCACCTCGCTTGAAACCACAGACAATTATGACACCAATACTAATTGAGAACACATCTAGTATGAACACTTCAACGGCAACTACATTTCTATCGCAAGTGGCTGTGCAAGTAGTACGGAATTGCCCGGGGCACCGCACGACTTGGACTACGACTTCAAGCGACTGGCCAACGAGTCTCCTCCAATATCGCAACCGATATTTTACAGTCACTGCTACGATTGCAAGCCTGACTGCTCTCGAATCAAACTTTTGCACAGCTGTACAAATACCTCTACAGGAAAGTTTGACGAAGAATGCGTCCCTGAGCACAGCGATCGTATGGCCGAGCTGCTGTCACGGGTACCCAAGCGACTCCTCGAATGGCAGCCGAGAAATCTGGACCATGAGGTAGCATACGGGCTATCTTCATTTGAGTTACCGAATGCATGGGGCTTCTGTATTTACTCCATTCTTTGTTTCTTGTTGCCAGCGGGGCTCTTTTGGATATTTTGGTTGTCAATCATGGGCCACGAAGCCGATTTACAGAATGCTAGTGTACCGGCAACACTAGCCGTAGTATTATGGGTGACTCTTTATCAGAGCACGGCGGGCAAGCGATGGTGTCGGAAGATGCAATACTAGGTGTTTTTCTTCATCGATAATTTTTGAACTTGTTCTATTGGATCTTCGTACTTTTAGAGCTATTCATACCGTGGACAAAGGTAGCTACGCCCCTATGATCATATGCTTCATCAGATATCAACTCGAACACACCACCCAGACCTCGTCTTTTCATCTCTTCATCTCCTTTTCTTACTTCAACAAGTGCCCACCAGAAACAACCCCTTCAGGCTTCTTCCAATGCACCGGTACCCCGCCCCAACTCTCCTCAGCATACTGCTGCTGCACCTTCTTACACGTCCTCAACCCCCACTCCGTAACGCCCACCATGGCACAGCTCTCAAACATGAAAGCGCAGCTGCCCTCGCCCACCTTGGCAGGCTTCAGCTCGGCGTTCCTCGCGCCCTCTCCACTCTCGGCGTCCGGGCCGTGGCCAGACATGGTATTATGCAGGCTCGCGCCTCCAGGGACGAACCCACCCTTGCCGCCGCGCTTGGCGTCGTAGCCGCCCGTGATGAGACCCATGAACTCGGACATTGTGTTGCGGTGGTAGTAGGGGGGACGGAAGGTATCTTCGGCGACGAGCCAGCGCGGGGGGAAGATGACAAAGTCAGCGATGGCGGTGCCGGGGACACCGCTGGGAGCGGAGAGAACGGTGAAGATGGAGGGGTCCGGGTGGTCGTAGGAGATTGTGCCGATCGTGTTGAAGCGGCCCAGGTCGTATTTGTACGGGTAATAGTTGCCGTGCCAGGCGACCACGTCAAAGGGCGTGTGAGGCTGCGTTGCGGAAAAGTAGTCGTTGTTGAACTTGACCGTGATGGTGTAGTTGTTCTCCCCCTCGTGCGCCGTCGCGCCAAAGTCCTCGTCGAAGCAGGCGACGGGCACCTGGAAGTCGCGCGCGTTGGCGAGGCCGTTTGTACCGATGGGCCCCAGCTCGGGGAGGGTGAAGTGGCCCTGGTAGAGCTCGAGGGCGTAGCCGCGGGCCGGGCCGGAGGGGAGGTGGACCTGGTATTTCACGCCGCGGGGGATGACGGCGATCTCGAGGGGCCGGACGAGGAGCCAGCCGTGTTCTGTGCGGATGTCGAGAGTACCCTCTTGCGGGACGATGAGGAGGTCGCCGTCGGCCGAGTAGAATGCCGCCTTGGAGTCCATGCTGCGGCCCGCGGCGTAGACGTACATGCCGATGCCTTGCTTCAGAGTCGGGTCGCCCGCGCCGGCGACGAGGCGCATGCCGGCGACAAAGTCCCATTCCTTGGACTCGTCATGGTCAAAGGGGTCCCAACGGAGCTGATTGGGGATGTATTGGAGCGCGGAGGGCAGGGCACGGGTCTCTGGAGACGGAGCTGTTGTCGGGGCGTACGGGTGGTGGGCGCAGGAGGGGAGGATGCGGTAGAGCCAGGCTTGTTTGCTGTCGTGGCGTGGTGCCGTGAAGGAGGTTCCGGAGAGCTTTTCGGCGTAGAGGCCGTGGGGGGCCTTTTGTGGGGCGTTTTGGCCGATGGGAAGGGAGTCGGGGACGGCTTCGGATCtggggaggaggagaaggtgGAGATGTTAGCATATTTCTGGGGAAAGATTGTGGGAGAGACAGGGATGGACGGCAAACCAAGACGGGGAATTGGGAAAGTGAGGTTGTAAACGTACTCTAGATGTGAGTCGAAGCCGACCTGGTAGCGGTACTTCTCCTTGAAATCAAACGTTGTGACGGGCATTGCTACGGGTTTTCGTTTGAGTGTTTGAGAGGGCAAGGCTATGAAGATGGATGAAGTCGCAAGATTtggtgatggtgatggtCTTGCGCAAAAGGCTGATTGATGAAGGAGATAAGAAATTATGATACACCAATGTTGCCTTCGAGGATACACGACGTTCAAATATCACTGCCGTCCTCCCCGCCTCCTCCCCCGCGGACCTTTTCTGGATGACGTTTGGGCGAAATGCCATCCAATTCCTCGCAAAGCCGGGCGGGCAGCTTGTCTGCGCCGGTATCATATTCCGCGTTTGTGTGAGAGGGAAAGGTGCGGCAAGACGCGGCGTCTGCCGATGTTAGCCGGGGTCCGTGCTCTGCTCCCTATGAACCTTGGACCTCTCAATTCCGATTTCCGACAAGCTTAGGTACTCAGGATACCTTGGGTACCGTCAGATGTGCTTTTGAAGGAAGATACCCCCGGCCGTTGGTTCCGCTTAATCGTGCGATTCTCAAGAGCTTGCATCGGAGGCCAATTGGTTTGAGCATTGCCGAGGATGGTTCACATCCTCGCTGGAGAGGATATTACATCAAGTGAGAGTTGGCCATCATCTTCCATGTTCAAAAGCATCCCATATAGAGACGTTGACGTAGTAACAACGTTAGTTGTGAAGCATAGCACTGCCATGTTAGTGCGCTATGAGATTACCCCGCCATCCGTACCCCGCGAACAAGTGAGGGGTCTCTCCCTGATTGTTTGATGGGTTCTTCAGCATTATTGTCCTCGTCTTTTGTCTGAAGAGTTCTTGATAATGATTCAAGTTGTAAGTCAACATTAGTCTACCACGGTACAAATCATTATCCAGTCAGGATCTTACGGGCTTACGGGCTTTCACATGGAATCCACGGTAAGCCGCTACGGAGCTGCGGCGTGCAGGACCCTTGCTCCCCGGAGAGTGGGTCACGATAGCTGCAGGCCAGCCGCAATGGACTGTCATTCATATCCACTCACTCGAACTACACACTTCTCTCGACTGAGCGTCGTTTTCATTCCAAACTCGGGTCTTGACAATATTCATACTCACTCATTATTCTCAAATTCAAATGGATGGACAAGTGGAAGGCCAACGAGTCAATTGAACTGGGTACCCAAGCTATCACCGCCAGACACCCCGCTCGATCGAGCGTGAACTTCATAACCCACCTAACTATACATCTCGAAGCATCAAGCTCCAGAGCAGAGACCCTTACCCATTGACAATCATCCGACGATATCTATCGCAATATCCCATTGCGCCAAGTCGCCTACTGAGCCAAAGCGAAGCAAGCAGTTTTACCAGGAAGTATTGGACATGATCCGAAGAAGCAGAGCCAGGGAAGTTTACTCCTCGCCCTCGTtcttcttgttcttcttcttcttgccaccgccgccgccgccgatctTCTCAATTGCGGGGTTCTTCTGGAGGTGAACAACCAGGCGCGTCCAGGACTCCTCCTTGTCCCATTCAAAGCCTGCCAGGTACGGGTTGTCGAGCTCGTCGTCAGACTGAGCACCCTTGTTAGCAAAGGCCATACCACGGGGCAATACGGGGCTCTACGATTGTGTACTTACTCTCTTCTTGTATGCCTTGTGGATGGCGTCCAGGGCATCCTTTATTGTTACTCCCTTGAGGTTGCGTGCTGTTACTTCCATGCCGAGAGGGAAGTGCAGGTCAATCTTCTTGACTGGGGGCTTTGACAGGTGCAGCTTGAGGATTTCCTTGTCCTCAACTTGCGATGAGGAAGTGTTAATCTTCCTGTTGAGGGTCAGCCTGTGTTATCCGATGTGTAGCGACAGTAACCACCAGAGTCCACGGTAGGCAACGTAGCTAACCATGTGTGCTGGATGAATGTCAACTTACCATCCTGTCCGTTGTGTTTCCGGTGCGAGCTCAAGCTCAATCTTTTGCTCCTCTGTTGTGTTGTTAGTCGTGTCCCGAAGTAGCCGAGTTCAAAGTCAAGTCAAGTGCGGGGTTGAGACAGTGACGTACCAAGGTCCTTGATGTTGTACACGCCAGGTGCAGCGGCCGAAGATTGGCGGCGAGTCTTGGACTCCTTGGGTGGTGATTGAGAGAGACCCTCGACAGCTGAGTCGACCTTGGTGAGCGGTTCCGTCATGATGGCAGTCGTTTTGTGTGAAGTGTTTGATCAAAGGTGATCGTGTTGTGTGTTGGAATCTGAATGGCATGTTAGCTAAGGGAGCTTCCCATGATGCCAATTCAAGCTGGAGCTCAAGCTCCAGCTCCAACCCAAACGCTTCTCCAAGCTTCAAGCTCCGAGGTCCAGGAACAGGAGCTCTTGTGCTTCTCTCAATGGATGACGATTAGGAAGGAAAGGGGTAAAGGGTAACTACCTTTGTTGAACAGGTGATGTGCAGTTGTGAGATGGATGGTTGGAGGAGAAGTGGGATGAGGAGGGGATTAAGAAGGGCAGAGAGGGAGGGGGCAGGAGCGGAGGTAGATGGATGTCGATCCGGTCGGGCGCCTGACCTGGCGTGCGGCCTGAGGTAAGGAGAGGAGAAGGGAGACGAGGGAAAGTGAGGGGTCCGTCAAAAGTGAAGTATCGAGAAGAGGTATCTGATGTTACGATGTGCAGAGTGAGGCGCGGGAGGATACTTGGAGATGTACACTGGCTTGGGGGTGTACTCGTACGTATCAGACGAAAAAGTGGTGCTTGGGGTCCTGGGAGTGGTCGGTTTTGTCGGACCAGAGCTGGAGCTGAACAAGCCGTAGGTACTTCACTACCTCGCTAGGTacttacttacctacctgACTGAGGAAAGAAGCAGCAAGCTCCCTGCATTGGCCTTGGAGTGGTAGCCATTCCATTGTCGATGCATTACGGTTTCGTCAGACCGGGCGGGGTAACTGCCCATCAATGGCGTCGCCAGACGATCGCGTGACATGGAAGCTCATGAGATGCGCGCAGGCCTGCGACTTGCTGCGAGGGAGGACGGCGAGGAACGGGCGGCAGGGAGCAGGCGCAGCGCAGGGACCAGGGGGCAGACCTGAGCTAACAGGGAAAGAGAGAACCACAACCCACAGGAGCTCCTTCTTTTTCCTCTCTCTGTGGCCCTGGATACCTTCCTCCGTGAGCTCATGTGAGGTTAACCTGGAAGGTACCACTTTCATGCTGAGGAAAGTACATGCAATCTTctcttgccttgccttgacTCTTCATCGAAACCCTCCGCTTGCTTCTTCTCTCTCATTGCCTTCACTCTTACTTCTAGGAAATGGTACCTAATTACCTGACTGTGTGAGCAAGATGGTCCGACTGCTTTGGTTGGCTGATTGTCCGAAACGGGCATGGCGCGGCCCAGGTCGAACAATCACTCGAGGGGACTTCCTGACAGATCGGCTTTAGTGCGGTCTCCGAAGTCCAAAGTCTGGGGTAAAAAGTCTGGGGAAAGGGCCAAAATAGAGAGCTTGAAGCTGCAGTCTGACGGTTCAGCGACGGTCGGGCCCACTTCTCCCGTCTCATCCTAAGCAAGCTACCTACCTACATGCAGCGATGAAGATGGGTGCCACCAGGAGCAGAGTgggagtgtgtgtgtgtgcgtgtgtggGAGGAGGGCATCTCGAGATCATCCTGATGCTTCTTTTTCGCAAGAGAGATTTCACGCAAGATCTCCAGCCTTGAAAGCAGGCACACATTCAGGGCCAGGAACAGGCGGAACAGGGACACAAGCGCAGCTCGGCGTTTGTACGGAGCACAGCAGCAGTAAGACCACCGTCTCCGACCCGTCGCTGCAAAAATGAGCCAAGCGAACCGGTTTCCCGTGGTGGGTCTCGCCGTTCAGTGTACGCAGTATGGATACGGTGGTACCACAAAACAGCCCATCCCTCACCTGATTCATCACCCCCCAACCTGCCGACATCAAGACAGCACGGCAGCAACCAGAAGAGCATTCGAGAGTTAATTGGGAAAATGGTTCGCTAGTGACACCCAAGACAGCCATTGCCGATGGGCGATGACAGACGGCATCTGAGACGAAAGAGGTGATTTGCTGGTCTCGTGAATACGCTTCGATGGGGCTTCTGCTAGCAACGAATCGACGGCCTGCCCTCAATCGCCAGAGTTTGACCATTTCCTCACTGTGACACAGTGACACAGCTCACACCACCCTCTCCGTGCTTCGTCTTGGCCCCTTTGCTCCCCCTTCTCGAGGATCCCACCTTCAATATAAGCCATGCGGATCCCGACAGGTCCTCTTTTCCCACTGACTTCTGGCATCATTTCTTCCCATTCACGGATTGCACGATGTCTGCGTTGATTCAGTGTTCTGTCCTGCTTCGAGCTTTTGTCCATCGTTGTTCTGTTTCCTTTCTCCAGAGCATCCCACCATGACCTGCTCCACGTCTTTCTCTTTCTATACCTGCTTTTCTCAATAGCCAACTCTGGCAAAGTCACAGACACATTGCGCGTATATCAACCCCAACTGCAGCTAGGCGAAGCAACAGTACAGTAGCAGCATGTCGTCACGTTCCCCACATTCTCGCGCCAGCTTAGCGTCTCACTTCGTCTCGTCTCGCATGCTTCACACGTCCATCCTCACGCCCGCATCGTTTCTGTCTCTCTTTCAGTTTCTTGCTCGCTCTCTCCATCTCTCCACGTCCTGCCGGCATTCCTCGTTCCCCGGTTTCGCTTCCGCCCGTCGTGAAGACCCCACAATCCCAAGCGCGCTCAGCAAGACCATGTCCATCTCCGTACGCCCCCGTCACCTGTTCGATCAGAAACGCCGTCCTACGCCACTGCCCAGATATCGCTCGGAACAGCAATTTGAATTCCATCGCCAATGTGAAAAGACCCAAACGTACTGCACTGCACTATTTGACTACTTCGCGACCTCGCCTTCGGATGATCCGGTGAGTATGGAAGATTCCCCTCCGCTGATGATTCAGTTGGACCATCCGCCGTCCCGAAGACGTCGACAACCCCGAGCATGATGCGAGCATGAACCAGATCCACTAGCGGCACGGCAAACCCACAACGCCAATTACGGATGTCCCGGCCATCTCTCCTCCACCTAGGTACTTTACCTTACGGATAGTCGCCAGCCCGTTCCAGTCCACTCCGATCCGCATTAGTGATCACCGGCCACCTCACTCGTCGCCCTCCCGGCGTTCCCCATTTGAAGAAGATACGGACAACGTTTGAGATGTGCAGGTGTGAAAAGGATGAATGAGAGTGTATGTGAAGAAAATTGGCTCCTTGCAATAACTCTACTAACGGACATGCGGCAGGTGGGAGCAGGATGAGCATGGTGGTTGCAGCCTTTGTATCTAAGCTCTAGGCAGCATGCGCCGACCCTTTGGAATTCGACTATGAGACACCTTCCCCAATCCAGACAACTACATCGAAACCTTGACATCGCCAATCGACGAGTCGCCCTTGATATACAAACGACAGGCGACATGACAACACTGTATCGCGTGGATATAAATGGTTGGAGACGATGCACGAACTCTGACGGACGTATTGCTCAAAGTTTGAGCTTGGAACCGCGGAGAAAAAGTGCATAGGGATTGATGAGCGGAGGGACACATGAGCAGATGGATTGGAAAGATGGAGCTTGAAGTGCTTGGGTCCCCTCATTCAGGGCCGGGCAGCCAGCGTCTGTGCTTGAACCGATAACAAGCCTATCTTATCACAACCGAACCATTGAACCCCGCCATCTCCCTTATCGTATCTTAGTCATCAGTGACTCCGACCTTGTGCCCCTCGTACCTTACCCCTCTACTGCCAAATGAGATTTCCATCCGTGCCGTCCAGTGTCCCAACTCCTGCCACGGAACCCCGCCCCGGGCGTTTGCTTTGCTTGACGTGAACTTTGTCCCCGAACAACACTCGCTGCAACCAATCACTTTCTCCCTTGGCTGCCACCACCGTCCGCAACCACCCAATCGCACTTTTCCTGCGCTCCGTCTCTGGATCCCACCTACGGACCGGGTCCGCCATCTCACATCGGACCGCACTCGGCCTACCGCCAGTCGTTGCCATGTCATTTGTTACCGTCGCGGCGGCGACCCTGCCTAGTGTCCCCTTGGACTTCAAGGGAAACCTTGACAGGATTTTGGAGTCCATTCGCATCGCCAAGGCTCAGGGTGCTACGCTCAGAACCGGCCCAGAGTTGGAGATTCCTGGCTATGGCTGTCTTGACCATCACCTTGAAGGTACTCACAACCAAACCTCGGCGAGCTTTGCGAAAAGTTACCTATGGGGATGAGCATGGGCTAACAGCCCGCCAGGTGATACCTTCCTCCACAGCTGGGAAGTCCTTGCTGAGATCATCAGCGATCCCATCTGTAAGGATATGCTGATTGATCTTGGTATGGGATGTCGCCATCGCAACGTCCGCTATAACTGCCGCGTTCTCTGCACATACAAGCACATCTATCTCATCAGGCCC
The window above is part of the Colletotrichum lupini chromosome 9, complete sequence genome. Proteins encoded here:
- a CDS encoding homogentisate 1,2-dioxygenase, with the translated sequence MPVTTFDFKEKYRYQVGFDSHLESEAVPDSLPIGQNAPQKAPHGLYAEKLSGTSFTAPRHDSKQAWLYRILPSCAHHPYAPTTAPSPETRALPSALQYIPNQLRWDPFDHDESKEWDFVAGMRLVAGAGDPTLKQGIGMYVYAAGRSMDSKAAFYSADGDLLIVPQEGTLDIRTEHGWLLVRPLEIAVIPRGVKYQVHLPSGPARGYALELYQGHFTLPELGPIGTNGLANARDFQVPVACFDEDFGATAHEGENNYTITVKFNNDYFSATQPHTPFDVVAWHGNYYPYKYDLGRFNTIGTISYDHPDPSIFTVLSAPSGVPGTAIADFVIFPPRWLVAEDTFRPPYYHRNTMSEFMGLITGGYDAKRGGKGGFVPGGASLHNTMSGHGPDAESGEGARNAELKPAKVGEGSCAFMFESCAMVGVTEWGLRTCKKVQQQYAEESWGGVPVHWKKPEGVVSGGHLLK
- a CDS encoding ankyrin-1, whose amino-acid sequence is MKADECTPKGEEWTPLMAASWSGHESVVQLLLRQQIDFAAHPVHSSRALTHAIERGHTIIAQDITMAFARPTAKVSASLSILSQGASSPLATATRLGKSQVVSLLLAHGATANSRWQLPDDESKHTYRTMGSKPCKWRGMITPLALAVSQNDMEMIEVLSSSSVSFEDYDYLSLAASTGAFGAVQFLLKQGLEVPNDRQRHSALLLAADRGYTEIVKVLLDHNRSLLPVEKSKSLIPDWFGHLSRPVAIKLLLLPAFTAEDAFLDACEACSLENIKSFLNIGISPDARRNGSHAIHLVLNDSGHWDRPSRESERLHALETLLDRGAQISQKDEHGNTCLHLAAKRGENEISQDLVSFGCPVNERNQLGETAADIVALQGNAAWLQQLLVSGADPDTLSWKNALKSGSIDTCNGKEHRDRIPSQLGVEILALVEFLSMLSQVASETTGRNSCPSNNQWVISPGTVCSLDSGGDILTRPPEHGGNAPLRRPASGSRGQSSNRQRGLDTPLSNPRRRYIPEPQRLVPALIPEKTSKSRDAEGKPSDDEKSNPEEKVRFVVIKAVSFPHDHIEIQEKTTDLKFLDDLQKKYWARCSAFKTYLSIHRFHHWGFDKYEHFNGNYISIASGCASSTELPGAPHDLDYDFKRLANESPPISQPIFYSHCYDCKPDCSRIKLLHSCTNTSTGKFDEECVPEHSDRMAELLSRVPKRLLEWQPRNLDHEVAYGLSSFELPNAWGFCIYSILCFLLPAGLFWIFWLSIMGHEADLQNASVPATLAVVLWVTLYQSTAGKRWCRKMQY